The window TCGAGAAACAGGCCGAATTACTGAAAATAAAATTTGGTTCTGCATGGCCTGGAGAGAACAAGGACAATGAAATCGTATCCATACCTGGACTTAGAGGCCGTGAGCCCAAGGAAATCACCTTGAAAAACCTTTCCAAGATCATTCACGCCAGAGTGGTGGAAATCGTGGAGCAAGTTTATGTGGAAATCAAAAATTATGGCCACGAGGAACAAAAGAAAAAATTGATAGCTGGTATTGTGCTGACCGGCGGTGGAAGCCAATTGAAACACTTGAAACAATTGGTGGAATACATCACTGGCATGGATACCAGAATCGGTTATCCGAACGAGCATTTGGCAGGAGACTCCGATGAAGAAGTGGCCAGTCCACTCTATGCAACGGCGGTCGGATTGTTGATGAACTCTTTGGAGGCCAAGAAGAAAAATAGAAAGGTGCAGCACCAAGAAGAAGAACTCAAGGAGGAAGAAGTATTGGTTGGCGAGGAAAACGAGATGGGAGCGAAAACCAATGCAGCTACCCATCCGGAGAGAAAATCCATTTTTGACAAATGGTCAGAAAAGTTGAAGGACTTTTTGGACAACGCAGAATAATAACCCCAATAGAGAAACACAACTGTCATGAGTAAGAACACTGAATTTGACAACATTGCTTTTGATTTGCCCAAGAACAAGAGCAACGTAATTAAAGTAATTGGAGTTGGTGGAGGTGGAAGCAATGCCATCAACCACATGTTCCAGGCCGGTATCAACGGAGTGGATTTTGTGATCTGTAACACCGATGCCCAAGCCTTGCAAAACAGTCCGGTGCCCAACAAAATCCAGCTAGGGGTATCCCTTACGGAAGGATTGGGTGCAGGGGCCAACCCAGAAATTGGGGAGCAGGCCGCTTTGGAAAGTATGGAAGATTTAAAGGCCATGTTGGAGCACAATACCAAAATGGCATTTATTACCGCCGGAATGGGCGGTGGAACCGGAACAGGTGCGGCTCCCGTAATAGCCAAGTTGGCCAAGGAAATGGATGTTCTTACTGTTGGGATTGTTACCATGCCGTTCCAGTTTGAAGGAGCCATGCGGAACAAGCAAGCACAGATGGGGATTGAAAAGCTTCGTGCCAATGTGGACTCCCTGATCGTAATCAACAACAACAAGCTTAGGGAGGTATACGGTAATCTTGGGTTTAAGGCCGGTTTCTCAAAAGCGGATGAAGTATTGGCCACTGCAGCAAGAGGTATTGCAGAGGTAATTACGCATCACTACACCCAGAACATTGACCTTAGGGATGCCAAGACCGTACTGTCCAATAGTGGCACTGCCATTATGGGCTCAGCGACGGCGTCCGGTTCTGCAAGGGCAACGGAGGCCATCATGAAGGCTTTGGATTCGCCATTATTGAACGATAATAAGATTAACGGGGCCAAAAATGTGTTGCTATTGATTGTTTCCGGTTCGCAGGAAATCACCATTGATGAAATCGGTGAGATCAACGACCATATTCAAATAGAAGCAGGTCACGGAGCCAACATCATCATGGGGGTAGGAGAAGATGAAAGCCTTGGTGAAGCCATTGCAGTTACTGTTATTGCGACAGGATTCAATGTAGACCAGCAGGACAATATTGTAAATACAGAGTCCAAAAAGGTATTTTATACCTTGGAAGACGAACAAATCGCGGAGCAAGACTTGACACCTGAATCTACCTCGGTGCAAGAAGTCCAAACGGAAAAAGTACCGGCTCCACAACCGGAGCCAACCCCTCAGCCAGAGCCTAAAGTGGTGAAGCATACCTTGGATATGGAAATGGAAGAGGAGAAGGTAGCACCGAAAATACCATCAAAGGATCCCGATCTGATTCCGACCACGAGCTATA is drawn from Flagellimonas sp. MMG031 and contains these coding sequences:
- the ftsZ gene encoding cell division protein FtsZ, with product MSKNTEFDNIAFDLPKNKSNVIKVIGVGGGGSNAINHMFQAGINGVDFVICNTDAQALQNSPVPNKIQLGVSLTEGLGAGANPEIGEQAALESMEDLKAMLEHNTKMAFITAGMGGGTGTGAAPVIAKLAKEMDVLTVGIVTMPFQFEGAMRNKQAQMGIEKLRANVDSLIVINNNKLREVYGNLGFKAGFSKADEVLATAARGIAEVITHHYTQNIDLRDAKTVLSNSGTAIMGSATASGSARATEAIMKALDSPLLNDNKINGAKNVLLLIVSGSQEITIDEIGEINDHIQIEAGHGANIIMGVGEDESLGEAIAVTVIATGFNVDQQDNIVNTESKKVFYTLEDEQIAEQDLTPESTSVQEVQTEKVPAPQPEPTPQPEPKVVKHTLDMEMEEEKVAPKIPSKDPDLIPTTSYIRNFNVFYEEVVADKVEDDFVIIEAKNVINNFDVIDAEVVPSKSNEDQFTLSFDMPLNNETEESDEKEHTVTFNLDDDGLGDVEVNDYVEVKPVLEYKKEGETRYDLQEYMELEERLTGAKSKAETHEPKLVENELVFEKKTVKVEEGEGSGKNEETMDSLDPMNSSISDILKNRADERRRKLKNFNYKFQNNRSSIDDIEKEPAYKRQGVDLNDVPKEQKVSRTTLGEDSNDDLQLRSNNSFLHDNVD